The genome window CCGCAACCGTGAGGACAAGTACTCCCTGCTCAACAGCGATGAGCACATCGGTGTCATGCGCAAGATGAATCGGGACATTAGTGATGCTCGTCCCGACATCACCCATCAGGTTTCAACTCTGATCTTCTGAGTCTGCATTCAACATGCTGACCATTTCTCTTAGTGTTTACTGACCCTTCTGGATTCGCCCATCAACAAGGCCGGCAAGCTCCAGATCTACATCCATACTGCCAAGGGTGTCTTGATCGAGGTCTCGCCCTCAGTCCGTATTCCACGAACATTCAAGCGATTTGCCGGTCTGATGGTGCAACTCTTGCACCGTCTGTCCATCCGCTCCACCAACTCTAACGAGAAGCTGCTCCGGGTGATCCAGAACCCCATCACTGACCACTTGCCTCCCAATTGCCGCAAGGTTACTCTGAGTTTCGATGCGCCACTTGTCAAGGTTCGTGAATATGTTGAAACCGTGGATTCCAAGGACAGCATCTGTGTCTTCGTTGGCGCTATGGCCAAGGGTGAGGATAACTTCGCCGATGCGcttgttgacgagaagatcTCCATCAGCAACTACTCTCTATCTGCTAGTGTTGCTTGCAGCAAGTTCTGCCACGCGGCTGAAGATGTCTGGGACATTATGTAAGGCCTGTCGTCGATCAAGTCGGCAAGGGGCCGAAGCTGCGATAGAGACCAAGTGCCGGCTCGCCCTACGACGATACAACATCGTCGTTGGGGTTGAGACGGTTCGGTTGTAACTTGGAATGCCTGGGGTGTTCGCTGTCGCTTGTTTTTGCAACCAAAACATGGGGCGTTCAACATCGGGTCCGAGACGTGAATGTCGTCTTGATGGGTCATTTCAACCTGGCCCATACTTTCCTATTTATTCTTTTCTACTGTCACTCAGCGGGTCCGTTCTATTTTACCCCCAGTTCTTGATGGCTGTTTGGCCAAGGTTAAGTTTGGATGGAATCTACTTATAGATTTGTTTGGGCTTGTTGGTCTAATCGATCGACGCTTCTTGGTGGGAAAGCCACGAGAGGGCATTTTGAGAAAGATCCGGGGAGCTCTTGCGATGGAATCTGCATTTCTCAGCAGTTCCGGGTTCTTTGAGGATAATGGGTCTACCACAACGGGCCAATCCCGCCATGGTTCTTCGGCGCTCCTCAATACGTTATCCGCCATGGATGGACAGACAAGACGCCAGACAGTCAAAGAAAAGACAATATTTATATCATAAGGAAGGATGCGGATATGTAAACTATTGTGCAGGTAGCCAACAGCTTTGCGTGTGTATCTCAAAACACCAGGAATCAATATCTGAACCAAAGGCACGACTAACGTTAGGGCTGAGGCCACCAAGTGAATCTAATCCGCCGCAACCGCGAATGTGCAACAGACCAAAAAAGGCTGGTGTAGCACCAAATCGCCCCGCACTTTAGGTAGGTCTCGTGTGCCCAGCGCTATTCTGGCTTGGGAGAAAGAATGGGAAGCATGGAGTGACAGGACTACGAAGGATGGATGAGGACACCATTCAAGATGGTGCCAGAATAGTTGCTATACGCCAGCACGATTTCCACAGTGATTGAAGTGTACAAGGAAATGGGTTGGGGATATTGGTCATTGTAGGATGGTTGGCTATTTACTACCTaccctactccgtaccttaccttgcctttagtACCTATGTTAGGTCGCCAGTCAAGTAAATAGCCCCCACGTGATTTGAAGGGTAAAACACCGGATCTGAAGCCTCGTGCATCGGAGGAGTGAACAAAGGAACGATAGGTTGAGGAGGCGAATAATAATTACAGTAAACATGGCCAGGAGGTTGGTCGGCCGCAGGTTCGAATCGGGCCTGGCCTTTGGCCAACACCACGACAAGTCATTGCATACCTTAGACGTGTTGTTCTCTGCCTCCGCCATGGGATATTTTATTCCACAAAATGGCCCTCTTTTCCTGAGGGGAATAGAACaatatctatttttttttaaaaaaaatatatatatatatatataaaatcatGTATTAGGTTGCTCCAGTTAAGTCGAGTCAGATTCGAAAACCAGATAAAGAGGGCTTAATCCTATTCAATATCTGATGCTTGATAAGGTAACCGAAGGGCCGGGGTAGGCCGGTCCAGGCCGGGGGTTGATATGCCGGTGGAGGTCCGGTGGATCAAGCCGGACGCCGTGAGTCCAGCCGCTGGCCTTGACGTGGTCACGCATCGATGGCCGAAAGTCATTGGACCAATTCTCATGGGCTATTCTCCGATGATCGAACAGAACAAAGACGATGGTGGAGAGGATAACCACGACAACCCGCACTAGATGTCTTTTATGAGCATTGCGTGTCACACATCCTTACTATAGCAATAATCTAACTAGCGAGCCATGGCGGACAGTCAGATGTTATTATCTGGTGCAGGGAGCTCTGCTCTGTAATGATCAAatatggatgatggatgagcAGAGCTACATACGGTGTGGAGGGGTTTGAGGGGAGGGGTAGACTGGATACATCCAACATGAGGGGATGAGAGTATCAGAAGGACTGTTTTGGAGTAGCTCGGCTGCATGGCTACAAGAGAGGCCAAGACAATGTCACCGAAGCATGGTATGCAATTCATATGGAAGTGGTTTATCATTTGTGAGTGAATTCCGGGCCAGGTTTACTTAGTGAGTGGTGAAAGGGCTTGATGAAAGGAGTTTACCTAGTATGTAGAGCTGTCCATATTTGGTCCAATGCCCATAGCTTCCCACCCAACCAACCATTCATTCGTGGCACCATGGATGCTAGGTTGACTGACCCTTCTAGCTGCAGGTACCAAGTTAGGACAAGTCGTTACAAGGATGGCACATGATGCTATCACCGCATGtgcacagcacagcatatCATAAAGGAGGGATgcaattttttttttaataccACCGCCCAAATCGGAGAATCTTTCTGAAGTGTTCAGGTGCTTAGATAGCAACCACCTTGAATAGAGTAACAGCTGGATATCCAATTTGGGTTCAGAGCTTGAAGGGTTCAGGGGTGATCATGAGCGGGTGCTGCCGGATAGCGCGGGGCTAGTGGGCCGGCTTCTAACTCAAGACGGGAGACGTACCATGTGTCCAGCCaaggcaaggtcaaggaaaTGAAACTATTACCGCCAGCAAACACTTCAGGTACCACTGAAAGATACACGAGCCCAGTGCACCTCACAATTCTAGAGCATTTCCATGGCAGTTCACGGCATGCGAAGCCCTATATCTCTGCCCACGATGGGGGCTAGGTATGGAACATCCCCGGCCTGAACGTGTCTGTGATTCGACCCAACGTGATAGACTATGATGCGATGTGATGCAGAacccatgccatgccatgccctgccctgcccaCGCCCGACAGAGAGGGGATGGCTACCTAGGATGGGTACTTGCGACTACCTACTTCCACGGTAGCTGGATACAGGAAGAGCACGAGAGGGTCAGATGTCAGCGAGTCACAGAGCCACAGAGCCACAGTCACAAGAGGTGCATGACAGGGCCCTTTGGCTTCCATGTTATGAGACGCAGCGGGAGGGCTGGGTTGGCGGTTGGCTGAGACAGTGGGCGTGCGTGCGTCTGGTCACCTTCTGGACGCATCAGCATAACATCCATCTGGGCAGAGACATTCTTCAGTTAGTTAGTTACCTTTGGTAGTCGACAGGCCCTAATAAacaggccaggccagaccAGGTAACTTAACTGACTGAGCCAGTCAGTCAATCCTGTCAGTAAGGTACCTCCAAAGTAGAGCCCACCCTCACGACACCTTCTCAGGACATCCCATCCGGGTGATCTTCTCTCTTTAGctgcatcttcttttttctctctttctctctgtctctctctcttcctctttcgaCTTCCCCCCCGAGCCTctatcctcctcttcttccttatAGACAGAGCCTCTAGAGCCTCCAGTCTCCATTTCTCAGAGCAATTGCTCCAATTGCCTTGAGCAATTAACAGAACAAACATAAAACGCAAATACCAATCCACGCACCCCTGCCTCGTCTACTCATTCGGTCAAGGGCCTTGCAATTGCATCGCAGCTTTCCAGGCTCTTGTTATTACTCACTGCCGTGTCGTGCCTTAACTTTCTGGAGCCACGAGGATTACTCACAGTCTCGGGTACCAATCGATCTTTGTGTGCTCTTACCCACCTCgcatcttggacttggccaTTCATCTTTGACTCTCctctcttgtttcttgttgTGTTGGGCGTCAAAGGTGTCAGTCCAAGCAGCAATTGACCGACTAGACTAAGGGACAGACAACTCACCATTCGACTTAGGCCACTCACAATACCTCACCTCATCTCaccttgccttgctttgccttgccttaccGTACAGTACGAATCCATTCAATTCCTCTCTGGGCTTCCGCACGGCACTACCTTAGCAGGACAACTCACTCACGCACTCACTCAGTTACTCATCTTGGGGCATCGAATCGGATACGCCTTGTTTCTTACCTTGGGTCGCCTCAGAATCCCTACCATTTCAATCTCGACCGCCTTCTCTCATCCACTCCGCCACCTCACCCGGCCAACATTTCTTGCTTGCCTCGCTGTATTTCTCGCTATCTATCTGGACCATTCTTCTTCGTGGATTTTCCCCTCCTACTCTTTCTAATCTGTCGTTTCTAATTTTTTCGGTTTTAATTTTCTCCAACAATTTGGGGTTGCTACTCTACATACGTCTACTCCTGGTTCTTCATTACTCATCACCGCCAGCCTTGACCGATATTCCAGTCTCCCCACCagccccctcctcctcttaCATATTGCTCGGCCAGTAACGCTCGAGCAACGCATTCGTTCCGTTCCAAAAGTCTTCGGAGATACTCCAAGACTCCAGCAATCTCGGCCAAGGCATCCGAGCGGGTACCTCACAGCAGGCAGCCGATCGGACAGTCCTGGCACTCAGAGCTCTATAAGAGACCATGACACTACCATTCGTTGAGGTGTCACATTTGGCACAGTCTTCATCTTTCTACTCGGCAACTCTTCAGCTCATCGGCCTGCGCTTCTTGAACGAATCACGCGAACAGAACTCGTCCATTGGGACTATTACTTACGGAATTCCAGCTGGAGCCGGCAAGTCTGGAGGCAAACGTGGTGACGACCAAAAAGGTGGCACGCCAGTTCTGCAGATCCGCGAGGTTTCTCGACCGTTCGAACCTGTCAAGCTCTCGACTCTGGTCTTTGCGGTACCGTCCACTGATGCAGTGATCGGCTTCCACGACTGTGCCTTCACCGCGAATCCGTGGCTGAGTATTCAAACTGACGGTGACCCAATCTATCCTGGCGGCCCCAGCCCCAGACCTCGTTTAGGCTTTGAAGGCGGTCAAACCCCAAGAGGAGCAACAGTACGCGACCTTGACGGCAACACCATTCGGGTTGTTTATCAACAGCCTACTTGTCCTCGGGATTATTTTGGTCGAATTATCGAATGGACTTATGACGGTACCACCGCCCAGCCAAACAGGAATCGATCTCTTTCACaacctcagcttcagcctgtTGCTTCCGCacgctcgtcttcttcttccataaACGGCCAGTCACCCTTTCAGCCCCGTCAGTCTCCTGCCAAACACGGCCCCAATACCGTCACAGCCGCAGAGATGACTCAGCGTGCTGCCTCTCGTGCGGATGAGGACGAACCCGTGTCTGTTTCCCCTCGACAaagctccaacaacaacggcCTAAGTACTACCACTGTCGTCGGTGCCATCCTCggagttgctgctgctggcgctgCCCTCACGTATGGCTTTGCAAGCCACAATGCTAAGGAGCGAGAACGAAAACCAAGACAGGAGTATGAGCCCCCGTCGCTCCCACGCCGCTCAACCTTCCCCGAGAAGGCCCCCACGGTTCATAAACTACACAATGACGAGCGCCGCATCACCTACGCAGACTATCCGCCCACAGCGTCACAATACCCGCCCAAGGCGCTCCCTTATCGAGGACATGGCGGCTTTGCCCCTCAGGATATGTACCCGGAGGGATATCCTTTTCAGAAACACATGCAGAATGACTATGCTCCCCGCAAGATGCATCACGAATCGTATCCGCCGAGGAATCTCGGTTACGTAGAAGACGACAGCAGTGAGGATTCTCCAGACGAGCCGATCCGCCCCATTCAATACCTGACGCAAGCCCCTTACGATGAGGAAAATCCATGGTCAAACGAATCCCGAGCCAGAAGTCGGAGCAGAACCCGGAGTGTAGCCAAGAGTACTGCGAGGAGCGTCGCTGCGAAAAGTGCTGCTCCAAGCACCAGAAGTGTTGCGAAGAGCACTGCCAGGAGCGTTGCTCCTTCTCGGGCCCGGTCGCGAAGTCGAGCCCCAGCAGAGGAAGGATATGATACTACCCGAAGTCGACGCTCGTCAAGGCACCCTCCCCCAGAAGACGCCTATGAGTTTGTGGAAACACGCAGTCGCCACGCGTCAAGAGCCCCGgacgatgactttgagacACGAAGCCGTCGAGCGTCACGGCCGCCACGTGAGGATGGATTTGATACACGCAGTCGCAGGTCGTCACGGCCTCCGGAGGATGGTTTCGAAACAAGAAGCCGACGGTCTTCCAGGCCCCCTATAACTGACAAGTCTAGGAGCGTCAGAGCCCGCAGCGAAGCGGGTGTTAGTCGCAGCAAGTCTGTAGTGTTAGTGGACGATCTCCGAAGTGAGGCGCCCGTCAGCCGAAAGTACGACGACCGCCGTAGCCATGCCGGTTCCCGAGCGCCCAAGTCATCACAATCAGTCGTCCGCGGCCACCGACCTCCGTATGACGATGAGCGGACATACTTTTCAGCTCGGTCACGCCCGTCTTCACGAGCTCCTCGTCGATCCTCCCGCACTGAGGTGGAGGCCGACATTATGGAGGCACCAGAGGTCCCCGAGGTGCCTGACGCGCCTGAGATTCCTCTGGATCCCGATGTCTACGAAGCCCCCGATGTGCCAGACAGGATGCCTAGGAGTCGGGCCAGGAGTCGGTACAACGTGCCCCGGATGGCCACTGGACCTGACTACCCACATATGGGCTACCCAAGCAAGGCTCAGAGCTACGTATCTGCCAGGAATGTTTCGCTTCCCATGAGCGGCATCGGTAGCAGTCACGCTGATTGGGATGACGACATGGTCAGTGTTGCCCCAAGTGACAGTATCAGCTGTGTTGGGGTGAAGCCGAGCAGACGAAGCCGCAAGATACGATAAAGAAGAATTACGATTATGAGATGCATTTATACGAGCGGCGATAAGAACGACACGATTGACGAGTTGATGGGATGGATAGAGAGCGACCCATGCCTGACTAGGCCTTTTCAGATTGGTTCGACAGAATGATATGGATCAACTGGCAGGCAgtatgttgttgttgtttacAGACCACAGATGGAGCTTCATGGGTTTTTGTTTCAAGGACAGTAGCTTGGATCTAATCTCGTGGGGTCTTCGATTGGCATATGAGGAGGCGTTTGTGTTATTACTATTATGGTTTCCGGGCAGGGCCCCCTGGCTTTCTTTCCCAGGCATTCTTTTGGTGAAGAGAGGTTTTGCGATGATTTCCTGTTTCCTTGAGTAAGACGCATTGGATGGAATATAGCAGTCTGTTCTGCTTGGTTGACGACGACAAGCTGTAACTAGTTGTTGAATGTCGAGACTGGACACATGACGGAACATGAAAGAAAGACAGAAGACAGACATTATAAGTAGGTATTCATCCAGAGATGCGCGATAGAGACAATACAGAAGACATTGGCATTGCAAGACGACAGTCAGCGGTCTATTGCCGAGTCATTTGCCGCCCAGAACATAATACTTCACACCTCCGCTAACTGCCCTGCCCCTCTATCTCGCATCATCATGGTGCAGCCCACTCCTTGCAACAAACACCCTCATGATCCATCAATGTTGGTGTTTTTAGTGAGTGTAGGGGTCACCTTGAACGTCACATCGATCAAGTGAGTGCAGTAAGTACATGGGGATGTCACTctgactaccttacctaggtaggtaccttaggtactttaccctacctaggtacttagTCGCTAGTGTGGGCTCTGAGGTACTAGTAATATCCCACCCAGATATGGGTAAGATTGGCCATTGGTAATTCTCACGGTTTCATTCTTATGGTCTACGCAGTTCAAGGAGATGAGACTCTCAATACGTATTTTGGGGTGAGATAAGGCTTGATTAAGTAGTTGGTGATCTACAATAGGTAAATACAGCTCAGCAAGTAATTTATGTAACCAAAACAGGCTTAAAGAGTCACTTGTCCCACTTGAATTCATTCGCTAGCACTACCTATACCTACCTCACCTACTATAGTACCtatagtacctacctacctaaggtaggtaggtagtatttAGTTATTCTCCAGGATTTCTGGGTACATTACATGCCCAAAGACTCACGCACTGGCTTTCCCCCTCCGGTTCTCGGACATTTTTCCCCCTCGATCCAACCACAGCGCCACCAATTCACATCGAgtcaaaagaaaaaaaaaagttgtctcatagttatatactttctgTATAAACTTGCTACATACATATTATTCGGTACATATCGGCTTCAAATATACCTACCGACCGAAATATATTCATAATCACCTTGTTCTCTCTTCATCCTAAACACGATAATGCCAGAGATTGGCTTGGGCGAGTCCATTCCTCCCGACACGGCACATGTGAGTCAAGACCAAAACAATTGAGTGCGTATCTATGATAGCATGGAACTTTGTTACTAATTCAATGTCTTTAGGCCGTCAGTGTCTCTTTGCCAACATGGAAAGCAAATGTCGGATacgaagagggcgaggactGGGTTGTGAACCGTATGACGACGGGCTACCCTCGGTGAGCTTAGCCATATCAACTGCCGTGCTATACGAAAGTATCCTCACTTACATGAAACTCCCATAGATTCTTTGTCCATAAAGGTATCCAGGCTTTCGCCAAAGACATTGTTGATCGCTATGGCAGTCCTGGTCAACAGGCCATGCTCTTCCCTACACCGCGAGTGGCAAGCCGCTGTCAAGACTTCATCCTCCAGCGAATCTCTCCTGAGCTGGCGAGTCAGGTCCGCATCATTGACTTCACTCTGGACAAGTCAAAGGAGCTCTCGCCtgtgctcaagaagctcacgTCCACCATCTCAGCTGTGGTTTACCCCTCTGAGGTATTTCCTATCGCCAAGCAGTACTGGCAGCACACTGGCGAGGGTACGTCCAGTAGACGTGCTGAGTTCTGCCACGGCCTATTCAGAGATGACCTCCTCATCCCAGCTGCTCGGTCACGGACTCCTCCTGAAGCCTCGCAAGGCAGACCTTTCCGCGGCCCAAGGCGCTATACTCGCCCAGGCTCAATCGATGGTGTCTCTTCTCCGGCCCCTTCGACACCCAAGCAACCTTCGCCCGAGACTCCTGTTGAGTCTCTCGAGAGCTCACGTTTCCTTGAAGAGCGCTTCGGTAGAAACCTCGACTTGTCCATGGTTGAGCGTGCCAAGTCTGCTATCCGTAGACGTATCGCTGGAGCCATGGCTCATGACGTCGATCTGAACAACGGCCCTCTACCTGCCATGACATCCAACACTCGCGGCATGCCCAACCTTGAGGAGAACGACGTCTACCTTTACCCTGCCGGCATGAACGCCATTTTTAATGCCCACCGTGCGCTCCTTCACGCAAGAGAGCCAGCGCAGAGTATCAACTTTGGTTTCCCTTACGTGGACACACTCAAGATTCTGCAGAAGTTTGGCCCTGGATGTCTCTTTTACGGACACGCCTCTGCAGAAGA of Fusarium musae strain F31 chromosome 5, whole genome shotgun sequence contains these proteins:
- the EMG1 gene encoding 18S rRNA pseudouridine methyltransferase (EggNog:ENOG41~BUSCO:EOG09263DFA), which encodes MSSPERRTAGVKRPRTQSLPPPSLPQLVAEQSTPIPPTDKDSQRLIVVLSNASLETYKASHGGTSRNREDKYSLLNSDEHIGVMRKMNRDISDARPDITHQCLLTLLDSPINKAGKLQIYIHTAKGVLIEVSPSVRIPRTFKRFAGLMVQLLHRLSIRSTNSNEKLLRVIQNPITDHLPPNCRKVTLSFDAPLVKVREYVETVDSKDSICVFVGAMAKGEDNFADALVDEKISISNYSLSASVACSKFCHAAEDVWDIM
- the MET7 gene encoding Folylpolyglutamate synthetase (EggNog:ENOG41) is translated as MPEIGLGESIPPDTAHAVSVSLPTWKANVGYEEGEDWVVNRMTTGYPRFFVHKGIQAFAKDIVDRYGSPGQQAMLFPTPRVASRCQDFILQRISPELASQVRIIDFTLDKSKELSPVLKKLTSTISAVVYPSEVFPIAKQYWQHTGEGTSSRRAEFCHGLFRDDLLIPAARSRTPPEASQGRPFRGPRRYTRPGSIDGVSSPAPSTPKQPSPETPVESLESSRFLEERFGRNLDLSMVERAKSAIRRRIAGAMAHDVDLNNGPLPAMTSNTRGMPNLEENDVYLYPAGMNAIFNAHRALLHAREPAQSINFGFPYVDTLKILQKFGPGCLFYGHASAEDLDDLEARLKNGERFLGLFCEFPGNPLLTCPDLTRIRKLADEYDFAVVVDETIGTFANINVLPVADVVVSSLTKIFSGDSNVMGGGLVLNPDSKNYHTLKATMNEIYEDNYWPEDVIFMERNSRDFESRVVRINANSDAICEVLRTHPLVKSIYYPKYNDSKSHYEKVRLPDGGYGGLLSVVFQQKEHAQAFFDALPLAKGPSLGTNFTLASPYVLLAHYQELDWAEQFGVDPYLVRVSVGLEETTELQDTFTNALKAAEAVSVTS